Proteins co-encoded in one Coregonus clupeaformis isolate EN_2021a chromosome 5, ASM2061545v1, whole genome shotgun sequence genomic window:
- the LOC121562996 gene encoding ubiquitin carboxyl-terminal hydrolase 2-like isoform X3, whose amino-acid sequence MPSMRQSYTVTVPEEPPASAFPFMKQEMRRKNSSMSGSVLVSTFVGLLINQAKNSKSAQGLVGLRNLGNTCFMNSILQCLSNTHNLRDYCLHNSYRRDLNKNSRTNTGTLMEEFAKLLQTMWTSSSSEAVGPSEFKTQIQRYAPRFVGYNQQDAQEFLRFLLDGLHNEVNRVTVRPRGSSEDFDHLPDREKGERMWSKYLEREDSKVVDLFVGQLKSSLTCSTCGYCSTVFDPFWDLSLPIAKKGYGEVSLMDCMSLFTKEDVLDGDEKPTCYRCKARRRCTKKFTVQKFPKILVLHLKRFSEARRTSKLSTFVNFPMEKLDLREFASENSINAVYNLYAVSNHSGTTMGGHYTAYCRNPTSGEWYTFNDSRVTPMSSSQVRSSDAYVLFYELASSSRM is encoded by the exons ATGCCCAGCATGAGACAGTCATACACGGTGACCGTACCCGAAGAACCCCCGGCCTCTGCTTTCCCGTTCATGAAGCAAGAGATGCGGCGGAAAAACTCGAGCATGTCTGGCTCCGTGCTGGTGTCAACCTTCGTAGGACTTCTCATCAATCAAGCCAAG AACTCCAAGAGTGCCCAGGGCCTGGTGGGCCTACGGAACCTGGGAAATACC TGCTTCATGAACTCCATCCTGCAGTGTCTCAGCAACACGCACAACCTCCGGGACTACTGTCTGCACAACTCCTACCGACGCGACCTTAACAAAAACAGCCGCACCAACACTGGAACACTCATGGAGG AATTCGCCAAGCTCCTCCAGACCATGTGGACGTCCTCGAGCAGCGAGGCGGTCGGCCCCTCAGAGTTCAAAACTCAGATCCAGAGATACGCCCCCCGATTCGTGGGATACAA CCAACAGGACGCCCAGGAGTTCCTGCGCTTCCTGCTGGACGGGCTGCACAACGAGGTAAACCGGGTCACGGTGCGGCCGCGGGGCAGCTCGGAGGACTTTGACCACTTGCC tgacagagagaaaggggagagaatgTGGAGCAagtacctggagagagaggacagtaaAGTAGTGG ACCTGTTTGTGGGTCAGCTGAAGAGCTCGTTGACATGCAGCACATGTGGCTACTGCTCCACTGTCTTTGACCCCTTCTGGGATCTCTCTCTACCCATCGCCAAG AAGGGCTACGGAGAAGTGAGTCTGATGGACTGCATGAGTCTCTTCACCAAAGAGGATGTGCTCGACGGCGATGAGAAACCAACGTGCTACAGGTGTAAAGCCAGAAGAAGATGCACAAAGAAGTTCACTGTACAGAAATTCCCCAAGATCTTAGTGCTTC ATCTGAAGCGCTTCTCTGAAGCGCGGAGAACCAGCAAACTGTCCACATTTGTCAACTTCCCCATGGAGAAACTGGACCTCAGGGAGTTTGCCTCAGAAAACAGCA TAAATGCAGTTTATAACCTGTACGCAGTGTCCAATCACTCAGGCACGACCATGGGCGGCCATTACACAGCGTACTGTCGCAACCCCACCTCGGGAGAATGGTACACGTTCAATGACTCCAG AGTAACGCCAATGTCCTCCAGCCAAGTGCGCAGCAGTGACGCCTATGTGCTGTTCTACGAGCTGGCCTCCTCCTCGCGGATGTGA
- the LOC121562996 gene encoding ubiquitin carboxyl-terminal hydrolase 2-like isoform X4, with amino-acid sequence MPSMRQSYTVTVPEEPPASAFPFMKQEMRRKNSSMSGSVLVSTFVGLLINQAKNSKSAQGLVGLRNLGNTCFMNSILQCLSNTHNLRDYCLHNSYRRDLNKNSRTNTGTLMEEFAKLLQTMWTSSSSEAVGPSEFKTQIQRYAPRFVGYNQQDAQEFLRFLLDGLHNEVNRVTVRPRGSSEDFDHLPDREKGERMWSKYLEREDSKVVDLFVGQLKSSLTCSTCGYCSTVFDPFWDLSLPIAKGYGEVSLMDCMSLFTKEDVLDGDEKPTCYRCKARRRCTKKFTVQKFPKILVLHLKRFSEARRTSKLSTFVNFPMEKLDLREFASENSINAVYNLYAVSNHSGTTMGGHYTAYCRNPTSGEWYTFNDSRVTPMSSSQVRSSDAYVLFYELASSSRM; translated from the exons ATGCCCAGCATGAGACAGTCATACACGGTGACCGTACCCGAAGAACCCCCGGCCTCTGCTTTCCCGTTCATGAAGCAAGAGATGCGGCGGAAAAACTCGAGCATGTCTGGCTCCGTGCTGGTGTCAACCTTCGTAGGACTTCTCATCAATCAAGCCAAG AACTCCAAGAGTGCCCAGGGCCTGGTGGGCCTACGGAACCTGGGAAATACC TGCTTCATGAACTCCATCCTGCAGTGTCTCAGCAACACGCACAACCTCCGGGACTACTGTCTGCACAACTCCTACCGACGCGACCTTAACAAAAACAGCCGCACCAACACTGGAACACTCATGGAGG AATTCGCCAAGCTCCTCCAGACCATGTGGACGTCCTCGAGCAGCGAGGCGGTCGGCCCCTCAGAGTTCAAAACTCAGATCCAGAGATACGCCCCCCGATTCGTGGGATACAA CCAACAGGACGCCCAGGAGTTCCTGCGCTTCCTGCTGGACGGGCTGCACAACGAGGTAAACCGGGTCACGGTGCGGCCGCGGGGCAGCTCGGAGGACTTTGACCACTTGCC tgacagagagaaaggggagagaatgTGGAGCAagtacctggagagagaggacagtaaAGTAGTGG ACCTGTTTGTGGGTCAGCTGAAGAGCTCGTTGACATGCAGCACATGTGGCTACTGCTCCACTGTCTTTGACCCCTTCTGGGATCTCTCTCTACCCATCGCCAAG GGCTACGGAGAAGTGAGTCTGATGGACTGCATGAGTCTCTTCACCAAAGAGGATGTGCTCGACGGCGATGAGAAACCAACGTGCTACAGGTGTAAAGCCAGAAGAAGATGCACAAAGAAGTTCACTGTACAGAAATTCCCCAAGATCTTAGTGCTTC ATCTGAAGCGCTTCTCTGAAGCGCGGAGAACCAGCAAACTGTCCACATTTGTCAACTTCCCCATGGAGAAACTGGACCTCAGGGAGTTTGCCTCAGAAAACAGCA TAAATGCAGTTTATAACCTGTACGCAGTGTCCAATCACTCAGGCACGACCATGGGCGGCCATTACACAGCGTACTGTCGCAACCCCACCTCGGGAGAATGGTACACGTTCAATGACTCCAG AGTAACGCCAATGTCCTCCAGCCAAGTGCGCAGCAGTGACGCCTATGTGCTGTTCTACGAGCTGGCCTCCTCCTCGCGGATGTGA